In Gemmatimonadota bacterium, the following proteins share a genomic window:
- a CDS encoding ubiquinol-cytochrome c reductase iron-sulfur subunit, which translates to MSSSQKPPGPAEPGRKSGKTPGKTRPDPVRRRRFLQRCLGALGGIGSLMAVYPLIRYIEPPPEAEGANRVEIDRASLPPGTSRTVIYRGRPTIVVNTSDGYIAYNAVCPHLGCVVKWERGTQSLICPCHGGIFGTDGSVQGGPIPGPLTAVELSVTDDKIIVGV; encoded by the coding sequence ATGTCCTCGTCACAGAAGCCGCCTGGGCCTGCGGAACCCGGCAGGAAGTCAGGCAAAACCCCCGGCAAGACACGTCCCGACCCGGTCCGCCGCCGCCGATTCCTGCAGAGATGCCTCGGCGCGCTGGGCGGTATCGGTTCCCTGATGGCCGTCTATCCGCTCATCCGTTACATCGAACCGCCCCCCGAAGCCGAAGGCGCCAACCGGGTTGAAATCGACCGCGCGTCCCTGCCTCCCGGCACTTCCAGGACGGTGATCTACCGGGGCCGGCCGACCATCGTGGTCAATACCTCCGACGGTTACATCGCCTATAACGCCGTGTGTCCCCACCTGGGTTGCGTCGTCAAGTGGGAGAGAGGAACACAGAGCCTGATCTGTCCCTGTCACGGCGGCATATTCGGCACGGACGGCAGCGTCCAGGGCGGGCCGATTCCCGGCCCCCTGACCGCGGTCGAACTATCCGTCACCGACGACAAGATCATCGTCGGCGTGTAA